The genomic DNA ACAGCCACCGCGGCCCTGCCCCTGGAGGGTGGCCTCACCGGACAGGACAGCCAGGTGAGTAGTGTGCTGGGGCCGCAGGCTAGCCCACTTTCTGGCTGGCTCGTTCCTTGGCCTCTTTGGCCAGGGGATCGCCAGTGTCTCCAGGGCCAAGTGTAGACAGAAGGCAGGGCTGACCTTTGTGCGGTGCCCCGTAGCTGCCACCTGTCCTGGGGTGTCCCCTTTAGACCACGGGTTCTTGTTTACCCTCAGTGGTCCCAACAACCTGCAGAGAGCTCTAGAACTCAAGGGGGGGCCTCCCTGCCAGCGATCTCCATCTGCTAGTCTTTGAAACGTTACACGATCGTGCCAGTCTGTCGCAGGGCGGTCGTGGGGCCGCCAATGGCCCGCGTTAGTCACACGTGCTTCTAGTATCTTAATTTATAGGTATGGGACTCTTTTCACTGGCTCAGATTCATTGACATCATTATAGTTTCCGTCGTGAGAATTCGTAACTTTGTGaggtgatttatttttctctttttttccccattttgaaAAAGTTCCAAGAAAGAGTACATAAAGTTGGccattaaaaatggatttttctctaaaattaccAGATGAGTTTCAGACAAGTCATTTATCATCAGGTTACTCCTAGAAGCTTTCTAAGGAATTTGAAAGAGGGGAATATCACGTCTCAATCTGATCTGTCTCAAAGAGTAATTTGTGAACCTTCAGGAGTCAGACCAGGCACTTGGCGGCAGGGAAAATGATAGATTTCCTGACCTCAGCCAAGATTATGGGCCAAACTAgccatttttttccttgactgAAAATTCTTAGCTTTTCCCTCTCTAACTAGAACAGTTTCATTAAGGTGCTCTCTTAACTTTctcatcctttattttattttttaacttttttttcagactttttaaaaattaatttttattatgttatgttagtcaccatacagtacatttttagtttttgatgtaatgttccatgattcattatttgcgtataacacccagcgctccatgcaatacgtgccctccttaatacccatcacgggcctgtctcagccccccacccccctcccctctgaagccctcagtttgtttcccagagtccacagtctctcatggttcattcccccttctgtttaccccccaccttcattttttaacttttgcatcctttaaatggaaatgtgatttattcttctgaagcatctttttttttttttttttttgaggaaggaaTTATGAATCTTTCAATGCTGGGTGAACCAGATggttgattatttttctttcctttgtcctctgcttctttttaaaagcatctgCAGGAAGtggtagaaatgaagaaaaacagccTCTTGACTTTCCTGGCTGGGTGGTACCAGTGGGTCTCCCAGGCGGGTGCAGCACCCTTCACAGGAGGGGCAGCCAAGGAGGCGGCCAAGCGGCAGGAAGTCCCCCCCTCTCAGCGGTCCTTGCGGGTGAAGACACCCTGCAAGGATTTCTTCTGGAAGACTTTCTCCTCCTGCAAATAAAACTCCAGCCCCGATCAATCATGCAAAGGAGTGTTAACGATGGATCTGAATAAATGTAATAACAGCCGTGATCTTTCTTCTTCACACAGTTGTCTTCTCCTTCCCGTGTAATttgaaaagctttatttatttaaaaaatattttatttttagtaatctccacacccagcctggggcttgaactcacaaccctgagatcaaaagtcctGTGCTCcgcggactgagccagccaggtgctccccaaAGTGAACATTTTTGATtaagatttttgtgttttctgctgTCGTGTACCCACTGGGCTTTCTTTCCACCTTTGTTATGTGCTTGGAAGTTCTGCCCTTGTCTCCCTTTGATTTAAAACGGCTAAACGCAACATATTTAAGAATCCAGAATAAcatcttgtttcagtttttttcatagaaatcatctaatttaaaaaatatttccctcatattaaaagcaaatttttaacaTTGTGCTCAAAGAGCAAAATGATTATTCCTTGTGTTTTGGCgaaaaccaatttaaaaacagatgtcATGGTCTCAAACATGATCTCATGTTCACATACTTAAGAGTTACATTCAAACCTGCTCTGATAAAATACCCATACTGGATTTCATTAgtaagttaattttaatttgttgcaGTTCTTTCGTGGATCAGAGCGTCTATGTTTGCGTCGTGAAGAATGAAGTCTGTTTGTTTAAAGGCCTCATTTCAAACCAAATACAGAGCAGGGCTGCTGTCAAGCCTGTGGCCTGCTTGCCTCAACTTCTAATTCAAGACTTTCAGGATCCCAGGATTCAGACTTTGTTCCATGACAGACGCatatatgtacttttttaaaagattttgtttagaTAGAGATAGagcgcgtgcacaagcagggggagcggcaggcagagggagaagcagacttccctctgagccgggagcccgaagcggactcgatctcaggacccgggatcatgacctgagccgaaggcagacgcttcactgactgagccacccaggcacctccacgTGCATGTATGAATTACATACATTACGCGTCTAATTGTGGTATTTTCCCATTCCCCAAGAATTTCCACAGAAGGGTCAATGAGTGACGGCTACACAGGAGGGGAGTTCCTTTTTCTGTGAGATAAGGCCGAGCAGccatcaagccccatgtggacCAGGATTTGGGGCTGCTCAAATGACACGAGGAGTGAACAAGTCACTCAGTTTCAAAACCCTGATCAAATCTTAGTTCTCCCCCATAGCACCAAAATCCTTCCTTGATTACACATGTTTATGGCTCTCGAATGACAGACTCTAAAGAAAAGTTCCAGGGTCAAGGTGTTTAGATGCTAAACTTTAAAGTTCAGAGATCATACCTGGAGTTACCGGAAGTTTCTGAGGGTCAGGCCTAACATGAGGAAAATTGGCAAAGGCTGGCTGGAGGAGCACGAATCTTCTTTTCTCTGGACACCGGGGGAGCAGACGCGGAGTATGACTGCTGACCGTTCCGTTCTGTTTTCTGCAGAGCTGAGCGCATATTCATAATTACTAGCTGAGTAAAGTATAATGTGATGGAGGAGACTTAATAGCACCCTCATTTCCAAACACAGCAGCTTTAAGAGACCAGTAATTGGGTCAGTGCACTGGTGCAAGATGCCGGCCTGAAAGGCCAGCTAACCTTCAGAActttgtcttttaagatttttctagaagaaaagcaTGCtcattgtttttcagtttcagttGGGGTCATACATACACAGTCCTTAGGATTGGGGACTTACAACTTTGAACTAAGTAATATCTGAAGGATAATGAGACTATGCTAATGAGACTGGCGGGAAATCCGTCAAGTCTAAGCTTACCTTAGTTCAGGGGGCTTGATAAAATGTTAACTGGCATCACCTGCATGGCAGACTAGATTAATATGCTCGTGATGAATACATTAGGGTGAAATGGGTATATTAGGGTAATTTTCTACCATCGGGTTTTGGGTACTTTTCTCAGAGCATACCTTGGTGTAGTTCAATATAGACAGCTGTGTAGATGTGGTCATCGGCACCTGGGCAACTTGCAATTCATTCTTGCAcgtatcttttttaaagatctattcatttatttgagagagagagagaaaagcacacatgagcgggggcgaggggcagacagagagaattgttcttctcactgagccagccaggagcccctgcgTTCCATTTTGAACaaatcagaagaggaaaaggtaggtattaaaaagaaggaaatttttggTTTCTAGAtgagaaaggaagaggcaaagggCAGCTGGGCTACCCACTATTTCTAGCTTGTCATTACCCTAATAAAAGTAACGCTAATTTGTCTTTTCCACTTAGTTAAGTGATAAAAAATACGTGCACTTGTCttgttaaaataattgtaaactgGAGGAAAAGCTAGATTTTTGGTGATAGATCTTGGAACGTGGTATTGGGAAATATTGAGGAAAATTCAGTATCTATGCATTAACCTGTTATTTCACTTCCTTGTAATTGCAAagtgtgttcttttaaaaaagattttattttcaagtaatctctacacccggcatggggctagaactcacaaccctgagatccggAGTaacatgtttggtttttttgtttttgtttttgtttttttaagattttatttatttatttgacagagagacagccagtgagagagggaacacaggccgggggagcaggacaggaagaagcaggctcccagcggaggagcctgatgtgaggctcgatcccaggactctgggatcacgccctgagccaaaggcagatgcttaacgactgaggcacccaggtgcccccagagtgaCATGTTCTATACCGACAGAGCCGGCTGGGCGCCCCTGCAAAGGGTGTTCTGATTCCGTTTGAGCAAACAATGAACTCTGAGGTTCTGCAGTCTAAAATTCAGTGCCATTTCCTGGGAACGAGTCTTTCCCCCTCGTTGGAGGCCTTCCAGCGGGACGGGGGACCCCACTGTCTGAGGACACAGGCAGTGGCTGGGTGTTCAGAACACATCACTTACAAAGTCCTTAAAAACTTCAAGTAATACAAGACACAGCAAGATAATTTAAGGCAAAACCctacaaataaaatagaatggagaaaaaccccgaaggcaaaaaaaaataaataaaaaaaaattgagtggatagctaagaaataaaacagctaaACAATCTGGTTAGTAAAGTCACATTAATCATTTTTGTAATTAATGCAGGTTTTCTTTTCCCAGACTACTATTATTTTATCCCTTTCtctctggaaaatgaaaaacccattagtttttttttccttttgcttttccccaGAAATTAAAGGTTGGTAAGTGGTAATTAGCACAGCTCCTGTCAAAGCCAATTGCCTAATGGGGACCGACATTTGACTTGAGTTGAAAGAATGGAATATGGCTAATGCGGAGTTCATTAGTCCCAGCTGCTTCCTTCGACATTCTTTTCTCCTACCGTAAGAACAGGCTGCCCTGCTCGCTCTCTCCTATTTTTAGACATATTGCTGTGCTGCTACATTTCTATTCTAGAAGGCCTGGAGGCACAGTGGCGCAGGGAAGGTAAATGGCACCAGGGGCAATATAATGTGTTTGTAGCCGCACGCGCTACACGTTTTGGGCCCGAGTTTGTGGGCTAAGGTCTTTGCCTTGTAGACCCATAGATAGGGGCCTCCTCACACAGCTCTGTTTCGCTCCTGCTCCCCCCATCCCCGAAACCGCCCACGGTATTCTGTGCTAGGTACCCGGCTCCTCCTCAGACATTACTTCATTTAACCCTTTCAACTGTGGGCTTGGCTCCCTTCAAGCCTACAGTACTTTCTCCATTATTCTATGCAGCCAAGATGCTTGGTGGATCGGTTTCTAGTAGAGCACACCAATACCCACACCCCGGCCAGCCAACTAAAGCGCTCCTGTGTATCTGACAGACATGATTCAAGACAGTATTTTTAATTCAGTAGGGCAAAGATGGAAAATGTTGTTAGAATTGGTGAGTAGAGGCACCATTCTGTTTCTGGAATCCAGGCTTCCTTTACTACTGGGCTAAGTGTACAGTATTCACGGGGCTATTTACTTCTCTTATACCACCGGCACTGTGCCTGCGGACAGAAATATTTTGGCAGTTACGTTGTAGACACAGGAGGTCTTTTCCGGTTCTAGTTGACTCCAACTTATTACGTTGATGTGACAAAACCAGTGATCTGGAGGTGGAAGGGAGAAGAGTATGTGGACCTAAGAGAAAACACACATAAGTGGGAAGAGcgctgggcgcctgggtgcctcagtcggtgaagcgtctgccttcggctcaggtcatgatcctaggatcctcggcttctccctccgcctctgcccctctcccctgcttgtgcgtgtgcatgcgcgctaataaataattttttttaaagattttatgtatttatttgacacagagagagacagccagcgagagagggaacacaagcaggggagtgggagaggaagaagaaggttcccagcggaggagcccgatgtggggctcgatcccatagtgccgggatcaagccctgagctgaaggcagccgcttaacgaccacgctacccaggcgccccaataaataaaatctttaaaaaattaagtgggaAGAGCACTGGAATTAGAACCAGGATCCTGGCCCTCCAATTAGCCTTGTGACATGGGGCAAATCTCTGCACCTCACCAAGCACCACTTGGCTCATGTGCGTGAGACGACAAGCCACGCCCTGGCCAGCTCACTCAGGCTCCAGTACGGTGAATGCTAGTGTGGAGCAGACGGCAAACTGCTAGAAAAATCCCCAGCTGGCATTAGTGCCCCTCC from Ailuropoda melanoleuca isolate Jingjing chromosome 11, ASM200744v2, whole genome shotgun sequence includes the following:
- the LOC100480019 gene encoding cortistatin-like, whose protein sequence is MCPPKPKCTKQRISGLPEMSGREKCQSARRMPLPLCLLLLLLLGATATAALPLEGGLTGQDSQHLQEVVEMKKNSLLTFLAGWYQWVSQAGAAPFTGGAAKEAAKRQEVPPSQRSLRVKTPCKDFFWKTFSSCK